TTGCGCGAGACGACACCGCACGCCTGGCAGGCGATGCTCGGCGGCGTGCTCGGGCCGGTGGAGACCACCACAAGGGCGGTGCTGCCGGCCATGATGCGGCAGCGGTCCGGGTCGATCGTCAACGTCGCGTCGATCAACGGGTTGGTCGGCAACCCGCGGCACGCTGCGTACGCCGCGGCCAAGGGCGCCATCCATGCGCTCACCCGTCAGCTCGCCGTGGAGTACGGGCCGTACGGCATCCGCGTGAACAGCGTCTCGCCCGGCCTCGTGCTGCCCGACGACGATCCCGGCCTGGACGACCCGGTCGAGCAGGCGTTGCGCGTCGAGCCGTACCCGCTGGGCCGTGTCGGTCGTCCGGCCGACGTCGCGGAGGCGGTCGCGTTCCTCGCCGGTTCGCGCAGCGCCTTCGTCACCGGCGTCGACCTACCGGTCGACGGTGGGCTGCTCGCCGTGTCACCCGCGGCAGTGGTGACGACCGGCCTGCGGGAAGCCTGGCAACGCCCACCCCTGCGCTACC
This window of the Streptosporangiales bacterium genome carries:
- a CDS encoding SDR family oxidoreductase → MSVAVVTGAARGIGAAVVEVLVRDGHRVLALDCNAVAPAEGVQPVAVDVTDADAVADALGDARVEVLVNNAAAYQRAALRETTPHAWQAMLGGVLGPVETTTRAVLPAMMRQRSGSIVNVASINGLVGNPRHAAYAAAKGAIHALTRQLAVEYGPYGIRVNSVSPGLVLPDDDPGLDDPVEQALRVEPYPLGRVGRPADVAEAVAFLAGSRSAFVTGVDLPVDGGLLAVSPAAVVTTGLREAWQRPPLRYRAP